The following coding sequences lie in one Cellulosilyticum sp. I15G10I2 genomic window:
- a CDS encoding GtrA family protein, producing the protein MNSIRRRISLHNPLIKYFIYSVLAAVIDGGLVWLLISYFDVSLVYANTTGVILGFFIHYVLASKSIFNAAYGLLGFLIYIGTFVVGLFLAGGLISLCYQYVFYFLSRELNFLFSKGVSLIVPFFVLYFMRKYLYHLVEKTAKHKGDVAL; encoded by the coding sequence ATGAATAGTATTAGAAGGCGCATAAGTTTGCATAATCCTCTTATAAAATACTTTATTTACTCAGTTTTAGCAGCGGTTATTGATGGTGGTTTGGTATGGCTTCTAATCAGCTATTTTGACGTCAGCTTAGTTTATGCCAATACAACAGGAGTAATTTTGGGCTTTTTTATACATTATGTATTAGCATCAAAGTCTATTTTTAATGCGGCTTATGGCCTCTTAGGTTTCTTAATTTATATAGGTACCTTCGTAGTAGGTTTGTTTTTGGCAGGCGGGCTCATCAGTCTATGCTATCAGTATGTATTTTATTTTTTATCCAGGGAACTTAATTTCTTATTTAGTAAGGGGGTCTCTTTAATCGTTCCATTTTTTGTTTTGTATTTTATGAGAAAATATCTTTATCATCTTGTGGAAAAAACGGCTAAGCATAAAGGAGATGTAGCACTTTGA